One segment of Sesamum indicum cultivar Zhongzhi No. 13 linkage group LG4, S_indicum_v1.0, whole genome shotgun sequence DNA contains the following:
- the LOC105161038 gene encoding uncharacterized RNA-binding protein C1827.05c-like, translating into MGAKAKKKVMMKNLKKASAQFSAAKDETHDFLPLEGGPARDLPKAQNGENKARVLYIGRIPHGFYENEMEAFFKQFGTIKRLRIARNRKTGKSKHFGFIEFESPEVAKVVEECMHNYLMYEHLLQVRLVPPEQVHPKIWKGVSRWYKPLDWVQIEKKRHDKERTLEQQKKLVAGIVKRDQKRRKRIQAAGIDYECPEIVGCMQSGPKKLRFDNE; encoded by the exons ATGGGAGCCAAGGCCAAGAAGAAAGTGATGATGAAGAATTTGAAGAAGGCATCGGCCCAGTTCTCCGCTGCCAAGGATGAAACTCATGATTTCTTG CCGTTGGAGGGTGGTCCAGCCAGGGATCTTCCGAAAGCTCAAAATGGAGAGAATAAAGCTAGAGTTTTGTACATTGGGAGAATCCCGCATggattttatgaaaatgaaatggaaG CTTTCTTTAAGCAGTTTGGTACTATCAAAAGGCTGAGGATTGCAAGGAATAGGAAG ACAGGGAAATCAAAGCATTTTGGGTTCATTGAATTTGAGTCTCCTGAG GTTGCAAAAGTTGTTGAAGAATGCatgcataattatttaatgtatgaGCATCTGTTGCAAGTTCGTCTTGTTCCTCCTGAACAAGTTCATCCAAAAAT ATGGAAAGGTGTGAGCCGCTGGTATAAACCGTTGGATTGGGttcaaattgaaaagaagCGTCATGATAAG GAAAGAACCCTGGAGCAGCAGAAGAAATTAGTTGCCGGAATTGTGAAGAGAGACCAGAAACGACGAAAGCGGATTCAGGCAGCTGGTATTGATTATGAGTGTCCAGAAATT GTGGGCTGCATGCAGAGCGGTCCAAAGAAGCTTAGGTTTGATAACGAGTAG